Proteins co-encoded in one Methanobrevibacter gottschalkii DSM 11977 genomic window:
- a CDS encoding OB-fold nucleic acid binding domain-containing protein: MQEKILKLYEKIKDQLSEDEFQAEMAEIRENNADVTFFDDLDIAHMVLQNHGIENTIAQKEEDTNQLSFESSDGTGFTMTEEILEKYNKVKDKISEEEFLAKMKVHAEKNEHASFMNDVTFADMVVGEFITEEVESVSQSPEFSDKAISDLEENSKDVTVSGRVISISNPRSFKTRKGQSGEVCNVELKDNSGSLRAVFWTQNIKLLKNVNEGDIIQIKGVDIKEGYSGLEANLRPRSILVHLEEDTSKFPEYKEDITDIADIKPDTKVNIIARIIRIPTIRTYEKNGKEGKVASIELQDYSGKITYTLWNKNVELINDLGLEDGDSVKIIQAQARERINRDGGSELSLTHWDGRIIKGEFDVPEVKQEFTPIGDVFEAQDVSIKGIVSRLQDIKTFLRKSDGSEGRLRNFDVRDITGEIRVTLWGDDTTLPINKGDIIKIIGGNVRYDEYTQSQYSMNTNFNTQITINPENLSTEELDELNTLREELRPTPIGEIYTIDDDGIEIDVRGRILSVDDVNEFQRDDGSVGIVRSIIFADESGKVRLSLWNERAEEEYIVGDAYQIENARTRLGMYSVDLNIGSGARLIKLSEEQASSMFIPELSTLEKALYDYKKIEEIDEDDQDIIIIGRVIELNDIRNFERDNGDTGSVRNIELADETGSMRVVLWDDDAKREFEIGQPIKLQNPRFDLDRDNRIEAIVNRSTAILEPSESEIEKLPTQDELMEAIYVPKPIEALTEDDVNVCVTGTISDIESDRVIRKKCPSCGNNIEESEDEYICDNCGHVFDEPRYLLMVPLRIEDDTGSIKVTFFDKLAEELIGMNKEEIINIIEDGYGIEDKLEDLNGQTIEIIANVSFDEYSEENRLNPKKILSKYI, encoded by the coding sequence ATGCAAGAAAAAATTTTAAAATTATATGAAAAAATCAAAGATCAGCTTTCTGAAGATGAATTTCAAGCTGAAATGGCAGAAATTCGTGAAAATAATGCAGATGTAACATTTTTTGATGATTTGGATATTGCACATATGGTTTTACAGAATCATGGAATTGAAAATACAATTGCTCAAAAAGAAGAAGATACTAACCAATTATCTTTTGAATCTAGTGATGGGACTGGATTCACAATGACTGAAGAAATTTTGGAAAAATATAATAAGGTTAAAGATAAAATTTCTGAAGAAGAATTTTTAGCTAAAATGAAAGTTCATGCAGAAAAAAATGAGCATGCCTCATTCATGAATGATGTTACATTTGCTGATATGGTAGTTGGTGAATTTATAACTGAGGAAGTAGAATCAGTCTCCCAATCACCAGAATTTTCTGATAAAGCTATTAGTGATCTTGAAGAAAACAGTAAAGATGTAACTGTGTCTGGTAGAGTAATATCTATTTCAAACCCAAGATCTTTTAAAACACGTAAAGGACAAAGTGGAGAAGTTTGCAATGTTGAGTTAAAGGATAATTCCGGTTCACTTAGGGCTGTTTTTTGGACTCAAAATATTAAACTTCTTAAAAATGTTAATGAAGGGGATATTATTCAAATTAAAGGTGTGGATATTAAAGAAGGTTATTCGGGCCTTGAAGCTAATTTAAGACCAAGATCTATTCTTGTTCATTTAGAGGAGGATACTTCAAAATTCCCAGAATATAAAGAAGACATTACTGATATTGCAGATATTAAACCAGACACTAAAGTTAACATAATTGCAAGAATTATTAGAATTCCAACAATTAGAACTTATGAAAAGAATGGTAAAGAAGGTAAGGTTGCATCTATTGAATTACAAGATTATTCTGGTAAAATTACTTATACTCTATGGAATAAAAATGTTGAACTTATTAATGATTTAGGTCTTGAAGATGGTGATTCAGTTAAAATCATCCAAGCTCAAGCTCGTGAGAGAATTAACAGGGATGGTGGAAGTGAACTGTCCTTAACTCATTGGGATGGAAGAATCATTAAAGGGGAATTTGATGTTCCTGAAGTTAAGCAGGAGTTCACTCCTATTGGTGATGTATTTGAAGCGCAAGATGTTTCTATTAAAGGCATTGTTTCAAGACTCCAAGATATTAAAACATTTTTAAGAAAAAGTGATGGTAGTGAAGGAAGACTAAGAAATTTTGATGTTAGAGATATCACAGGTGAGATAAGAGTAACTTTATGGGGTGATGACACAACTCTACCAATTAATAAGGGAGACATTATTAAAATAATTGGTGGTAATGTAAGATATGATGAATATACACAAAGTCAATATTCAATGAATACTAATTTTAACACTCAAATTACTATTAATCCTGAAAATTTATCTACTGAAGAACTGGATGAATTAAATACATTAAGAGAAGAATTAAGACCAACCCCAATTGGAGAAATTTACACCATTGATGATGATGGTATTGAAATTGATGTACGCGGTAGAATTCTTTCAGTAGATGATGTCAATGAATTCCAAAGAGATGATGGAAGTGTTGGTATTGTACGTTCAATAATTTTTGCTGATGAATCTGGTAAAGTCAGATTGTCTTTATGGAATGAACGTGCTGAAGAAGAATATATAGTAGGTGATGCATATCAAATTGAAAATGCAAGAACTAGACTTGGTATGTATAGCGTTGATTTAAATATTGGTAGTGGGGCTCGTCTTATTAAATTATCAGAAGAACAGGCTTCATCAATGTTTATTCCAGAATTATCCACATTAGAAAAAGCATTATATGACTACAAAAAAATCGAAGAAATCGATGAAGATGATCAAGACATTATTATAATCGGTAGAGTAATTGAATTAAATGATATTCGTAACTTTGAAAGAGACAATGGTGATACTGGTTCTGTTAGAAATATTGAGCTTGCAGATGAAACCGGTTCTATGAGGGTTGTTTTATGGGATGATGATGCAAAAAGAGAGTTTGAAATTGGTCAACCAATTAAATTGCAAAATCCACGTTTTGACTTAGATAGGGATAATCGTATTGAAGCTATTGTAAATCGAAGTACTGCCATTTTAGAACCTAGTGAAAGTGAAATAGAAAAATTACCTACTCAAGATGAATTAATGGAAGCAATTTATGTTCCTAAACCTATTGAAGCATTAACAGAAGATGATGTTAATGTTTGTGTAACTGGTACTATTAGTGATATTGAATCAGATAGAGTTATTCGTAAAAAATGTCCTTCTTGTGGAAATAATATAGAAGAAAGTGAAGATGAATATATTTGTGACAATTGTGGTCATGTATTTGATGAACCTAGATATCTTCTCATGGTTCCTTTAAGAATTGAAGATGATACCGGTTCAATTAAAGTCACTTTCTTTGATAAGTTAGCTGAAGAATTAATTGGAATGAATAAAGAAGAAATTATCAATATTATTGAAGATGGTTATGGAATTGAAGATAAACTTGAAGACTTAAATGGTCAAACTATTGAAATTATAGCTAATGTTAGTTTTGATGAGTACAGCGAAGAGAATAGGTTAAATCCTAAGAAAATTTTATCAAAGTATATTTAA